CAAGTATCTTCTCTggtacatttgaatatttttccGAATGAATAATTCAGAGAAACAGTGAGGTTTTGAATATTCCAACACAATTGCACCTTGTATGACAGTGGAGGTGGTGAAGCTGTCCACTGTAGTCCAGCGTCTGGGGGATGGACGAGTCTCAGAGTGCCACTGAACAGCAAAATGACTGACAGGTGGGACAGAGGGTGGGGCTGTGAGGTTCACCCATTGCACCAGAAGGCCTTCAATAGCAGGGAAAGAGCTGGAAACCCACAAGTTTCTGACTGAGGGGAGAGCTGCAGAACAAAATGATTGCCATAACCTGCATGAATATCAACATACCAACATACTGTAATTAGCTGCCAATTTTCAAATGTCTTATTATGGAGATGCCTACAGGCACATTAACACTCCATACAGGCTGTCCCAGCTGACAATGAGCAGGAAGCCGGATTCATGTGGACAGGTTGTGGGTGACAGGTCGATAAATCATGATCTCAGTATTAACTAGAGACACCAGCCACACAGCACCATCCCACACGCTGCATGGCTTAAAATGCTTTCTTTTAAATAACCGAGTCAAAACACGTGAAATAAGCAtcattcagctgctgcatttctgtttcAACAAGTAAACATCAACAGAGAAGTTTGACTGGAGAAGTGCTGTGTTGCAAGAACTTTTATCTGAGCATCATGTTGCTTCCGTCTCGATTAGAAAACACACAATTGTGAACGGACAGCCAGGATATTGCACAAATAGAGAGACAAAGTTTTAGATTTGATAGTGTCAGTTTAAAAGTTGCCAATCATGATTGTCAATTTAAGAGATGAACATAAttctgagtatgtgtgtgtgggtgggtgtcaTGAtgtggagacataaatctgtttagacagtcacattgtggggacttgtctTCCTTAtgtggacaaaatgcaggtcccccaatgtaaatcattcaattttaggccgaagactggggttaaggttagggtaaggttagggttaTGCAAGTAGCGGTTATGATTTTGGTTAGGGTAAATCTCCAGGAGATGATTCTCAGTCTAAGTCTCTAATTAACTATTTCCACATAATAACCAGAGTGTCACTCACCGTTCTGTCTTTGTATGTCAATGCTGAGATGTGCAGCAGGTCCGTACCCAGCCATGTTGAAGGCTGTAACTGTGACACTGCAGttcccctcctccaccaccaggAGTGCTGTCACCTCTGTGACGTTTAGAATTAAAGGGCCCTGCAGCAGCCGCTTCTTCACCGGCTCATAGCTCACCTGGTATCCAAGGATGTGACCTCCGGCATCAAGGAGGTCGAGGTCCTGCAGAATCGGGATGTTTAGCTTCAGTCTCTGGATGAAATTGTACATTATTTGTAATTCAAATTttagttgtttgtttgctgtcagtTTGAGCCTAATGTTAGTAACAAAAAAATTTCAATTTTAGtccacaattttttttctctcctagAACCTGTAATGTTAGTTAACAttactgacagagagagaacttTTCCGAAACATGAGATGCTGCTTATTAGTGCAATGTTATGCCTGGTCAAACAGCTAAATCAACTGCTTTACTAATCAGGAGCTCCTCTACAGTATGTGACTCCACAGATGCATGCAGATCTTCCTTTGTGTTAAAACAGTATTTAGTTCTTGTCCATGTTTCATATTGTCATTTAATTGTCATTTATTgaagaaaatatacattttgtATACATGTATGAATGTCTGTTTCTTGGGAAatattttgacatatttcaaCCGAAGGACAATTTTGGCTTGGACCATCAAAGATAAGTCAGGAGAGGCTTGAAATGACTTATCTTTACATGCTGAAAAGGGCGACCCATTTGACTTTTCCAGCTACTATTCAATGTACCTTCCACATGAGATGAAGGAGAAATGATCCTGCAGAGTCTGTTTCCTCCACTCTGTAGCACACCTCTGGAGGCTTGGAGGGAACTGGCAATGAAAACTTTAATGTCAATGGTTTATTTCATTGTGCCAGGTATGGATGCTTCCTCTCAGTCTTTCTTAGCATTCAGCCCTCAGCCGATAATTCAATCTCTGGTTGAACGTAAACTCTTACCCCTGTCCAGCGTCCTCATGGTGACGTCAGAGCTCCAGTCACTCCAGATGCCAGACTCCTCTCTGCAGgccacagcagctctgtagATGGTAAACGGCAGGAGGTCTCTGATTTTGTAGGTCAGTGTCTGATCTCGATGTGCAGGGACAGAATCTGGAGCCTGGAAACCAGCAAAAAACTAGACTAGATCCAGAGAGCATTCTTGAAGCACATGTTCTTCAATGTCTCCATCACCCATTTTGAAAGAaacgtttatttatttattttagggTTAAAGGCCTTACACAGCATGAGCGGGAGTGTTTGTATGTCCTGGGTCTAACCTGGGTCCATTTGTTAGTGTGGTTGACTCTGTAGTGAAGTCGACAGCTGCCGTCACTGCTGCTTCTCCAAGACACATCAACAGAGTCCCCAGTGGAGCCGAGTACAGTTAAGACGGGCGGAGACGGTTTGACTGAGGAcaagagacaaggagaggagaggacttTATCTATTTAATCTTAAGTTCATGTTTGTCCTCAAGTCAGTCTCTGGATGGAAATTTCACATCGGAAATGGCAGAGGAAGACAGCTGTTAGTAAGCTGGCATTATATTCATTGGAGGAGTGATCAAATGTCTGGGCCACTGACCTGCATCATaaagaaacacagtgtgagGATGGGACCAGATCTCACCGCCCATCATGTAGTTTCTTATCCTGGCTGTTATGTTGAGGACGGCTGCCGGGTTGAAGATTCCCTGACAGGATACGATTTGATCcatgctgaagaagaaaaaagagagaaggcaGAGATTAAGACCTGAGGGATTAGTTTTCAATATCACACATGTgatagaaagaaaaagatgcaaAGTCGCTGAATCTATACACTTTTctaaatgaagaaaagcagcacggACTAGCTCCTGTACTTCTGAAACACATGAAATCATTAGCTCTTGGTTAAAGCTGGAGTATATACAGCTTTATCACAGAGCCTACAGCTGGAGTATGATTTAAAGTGAATTTTGGTAGTCAGTCATCTCCCTCCAGTCAGAGTTTACCTGCGGAAGATGAGCGAGACCTCAGACTCAGTGTGGCGGTTTGACTCCTCAGTCCACTCACATGCCATGGATCTATGTGATATCTGGTAGTAACAGGACATGTTCAGGGTCTCTGCAGGACAAAGAACAGGAAGGTCCCGTTTTaacaacacacagcactcaTAAGGCCACTTTtcattaaaatgagaaaaatggtGGTTCCAGTTGGACTGATGGCGTTAAATAAGACTTCTGATTGGTATTGTGACTTACACTTTGTTGGgataaatgagagaaaatgttgtaaatgtgtgtggatggtcgtgtgtatatgtgcacacatgggttcatgtgtgtgtactcactCTGTATAGATGAGGGAGGTCGAGGGCCACAGTCTCTGAGGTCAGTGACACACTCTCGCTTGTCCTTTTCACACAGCTTCAGATCAGAGTCCCTCACCGTcacctctgacacacaaacacagagaggcaggaCTGTCACTCTCTGTAGTGACATACACGGAGCCTATAGCTAGAGCAAAACAAAGCCTGATGATTCAGCTTTTTAGTTAGAAATGACACCAGGACAGGCCTTTAGTCACTGCCTGTCTGCATTAAATGTGGATTACGTTAGTGGCTATCAATCCCAACCTGGGGGTCAGGATGAAAActttcaattttttttattttagtttcttGTATTTCTTGTTTGTACTTTCTTGTAAAATACTGCATAGTTTTAAGGCCTTAAAGCCTTGAATATTAAATTCGAAtctctttttattgttgtttttatttagttgacacacagactgaaaaaaacaaacaaaaaaaaaacacttctgtcTAGACCTTAGATTAATCCCTGTCTGGAAAACCAACCATCGGGTTTAACATTTAGATAACAGCAGAATGCCACATGCAGCTTTTATTGAGAAAGGGTTTTGGGTAACTCACcatgggaaaacacacagaggaagttCATCACTGTCCAGGCAGCAAGGTGCAGTTTAGGAATCCATATGTCCATCTTAACTGGCAAAAATGACAATATGTTCAAAAGGTCAGTTCATGAACACCCAAAAATGTCCATACGTGTCCTACACCCACCATCTAAATGACCTAAAGACAGTTCAGAAAACCTACAGAGAACGTGCTGTTTTTATCTCTGAAGTGTTCATGATGAGGAAGCCTCTACAGATCGAGTCGCTGAGGTGGCTGTAGTCAGGAAATTGCTCCATGCCTGTAAGCGACACCCATCAACACATCAATGCGTGTTAGAATTTTAGTTTCCTCGGAGATGACCGCTGTTTGTCTGTCGCCTCCCATGAAAATGAACCtgcactgcagtgaaatgaCCAGTTAATTAAAACAGTTAAAGGTGTAACACgaagaatgaagaatgaagaattTCACCCTCTTCTCTATCGTcagccacacagcagcatggCTCTGGGATTTCACCGTCTCAGTCTGGgattttctgcatttgtgtttgaaaGAAGCTACATGAATgcaatttcttcttcttcttcttcttatcatCATCAGTGCTCTCTCTTGTGGACCAACGACATCATGAAGACCTTGCTTCTAAATGAaatcaacactgacatattGCCTGTACGAACATTCACTGTCCTGACAGGATAAATCTCACTGGTTGAGATTCTCATGCTCAATCAGTGATCTCCTGTTAGCAGCATGGTCTTTGACCTCAAGCCACTCGTGTCATATTTAAGTTATTTTCTGGActatttaaatatgttttgaaaTCATATGAACAGCTTTTCCCTAAATATCTAAATACTATATGGTGATGAGTTCCAAATGTGTGGATGGGCAACGCACGAAGAGATTTTTGATGGATTACCAGCCCGGGCCCACCGGAATCACCTTCATCCTACCTGCTCTCATTGACTATCTCCTCAGAGTAAGCTCCTCATTTATAATTCATGTCATCAAAATGTCTAGAAGAAGAGCCTGTCACTCAGTCTGTGGTTCATgagctgctggagcagcagAAGTCTTTTTACAAAGAATTGCTTGAGCAACAGGAGAAGAAATTGAGAGAGCACATGGCATACGAAATTATGGCTACACTGAACCCCCAAGACCAACTATCCTGAAAGTCCTCCTGTTTAAAGATAAGGAAGAAATCCTGAAATGTTTAGTTGATGTAGCACtggttgttttattattttcgTTTCTCTTCAACGACTTTGGGATGAAGGTGAGGCTTCATtcctctcctgaccagtttttAACTTCTTTGTGTGTAATATCTATGTGTCAACGCACAATCCTCGAGATGGATGCTGACATGCATTCCACACATGGCACACATTCTCATGGTgagtctgtgaagattctctttcatccaggtcatggtacgtctaagtgcttccaaaggcaaatggacttgtttgtggttctagaagacgtttcgcCTCTcgtccaaaaggcttcttcagttctaactggcTGGTGGGGAGTCTCAGGCATTCGTCCTCTCACAGGATCGTAGCTCTGCCCAGCATCATGCAAGTCGTCAGAGTTACATGAGTCAAGGTGTTGATGGCTCCACAGGTGTTGACCCGCCCACCCATCATGTGACTCAATGGGGTCACATGCCTCCTGGTGTGAATGGCTGTTAAGGTGCCACCttagaccacctcctctgttcagtgctGGTCTGtccagtttgacatggatggcttctttcactcctctttcaaaccattgGTCTTCAATGCCCAAAATATGTACATCATTGTCCTCAAAGGAATGTCCCATGTCCTTGAGATGTAGCtggactgctgagtcttgacctgtTATAGATAAGTGGATGTTTTAGTGTTACAGACTGTGTGACTGGTGTCACTGTTCATCAGTGAGTAATGGGCTGAGAAGACGCTGTTCTTGTGTCTGATTTTGGTGTGCAGTGCTCTGTAGCGACTAACAGAGGGGGGAAGTTGGAACAGGTTGTGTCCAGAGTGTGATGGACCTACAGTGACTTCTTACATGCTAAATGCAGGCATCAGGTAAGACTCGTGCAGAGCCTCACAGGGTCACTGTGAGGGTTACTGAGCTGATTTCATGTTCTacatcttctgtttttcttcccttttatTCAGTGTGATTTGTGTCACACAAAGATCGTTTTTGTGTTGCACAAacaacatgacatctgtttatTAGGTAATAGGTTCTTCTTCGAAATGCAATATTCTCTTGAATAAGGCATTCAACCTGCaactgctgtctctctctctcacacacacacacaaacacacagagtgaagaAATGCCAAACAGTTAATTACCAAAACTCAACTgttcctcatttatttttcactttcttttcttcgaAGGCAAattttcagctcctctctgctcatttttttctttttcttatagaaaatggaaacaaaaattGCCTTgtataaacatttaaaaatgacaaacagcaaaataaacaaagaaaaaaagaaacaaacaaacaaaagaaagaaagaggattAATCCTTCCTATGGACTTGTCTGTTGTCTGCCTCAGTGTTGGTCTGCACACTGTGCAGTGAATTACAGCAGTGAACAAGCTTTCTAAGCTCACACTCTCCATTTATATACACACAACGAACTGGAGTGCATTACTGCTGCTGGAGACAAAAAGTCTAAACACAAGTAGTCCTTGAAGTTCACTGAGGTGTTGTTGGGTTTCATGACCTTGGGGCATTTGAAACCTGTTAAAACATCAAGTTAATGCATGTCAGACAAACGTTTCCCCTCTCAGTCCTGAAAAACAGATGTCTTTGCAGTGGTTTTTCCAGGCAACAgagataaaaaataaagatggGTACAGCAAAGAGAATCTGGTTATTTACAAAAGAGACAAGAAGTGAATCAGACCAAAATAATATGTGCTGAGTAACATTTCCCCACTGAACGAGAAGACAATCCTACGATCACACGTTCAACTGACAAACCATTTCTGTTGGATTTGAGTACAAAAGCTGCGCCACATGTTGTGAGCAGAGTTGATGATGTTTGTGAAACTACACGTAGGAGAGAATTTTGTCTTGGATTACCTCGATGGCCCGCATACAGATTTGCAAAGACAAGTGTGAGACACTGGCGCTCAGGAAGACTGACGTCAGCACGATTTTCTTGAGCAGCTACTGATATTTACAATCGATCTGTTTGGAGGTGACTGTGGCACAAATTTACAGTAAAAGAGGTTCAGGAAGTTCCAGAGAAACATGCAGACCAGAGGATTCACTgttcaggttttgtgttttcttactAAATACCCGCAGACGGGCAGGAGGAGGtgatacagtaaatatgataGAATCTGAGATGTTAAGTTAAAGGTGAAGATCTGTCTGAAAACTGGGTTTGGTACTAAATTCATTCATCCTACACATTACAAACTTCTTAAGCACACTCATACATCGTTGACAAAACGGCTTCAAAAGATTTGATTATCTTGATTTTAGAGGCGCCGATGAGGTTCAGgtaacaaaatgaacacattgtGAAGAAGACATGACTCCAGCTGTTTAAAAATGGCGTCTAGTATGGACAGCTTGTACTGACGTCTAAAATAGTTGAAGACCAAGATATGACGAATCCGTGTTCGTGCACACCTACAAGGGATTCCTGCAGCGCCACAAGCTGATAATCAGCCTTCTGATTTTTATCGTGTTATTCACTCTGACATTATGGTCAAGTGTTGGCTGCTGTGCTTCCTCCTATTTTAACATCTGAGCTGCTAAATGTGTTCTCTGACTTAGGTGTGGATTTTTTGTGGCATACAATCAGCTGCAAAGGGACATAAAGGCGAGCTTTTCTTCATTACTTTAATACCTCAGATCCCTTCTGACTCCATTTCCCAGTGGCCCAGCCTGTATTTTCAGCTTATAAATTAAATCTCCAGAGCTGATCTTtgattttttgttatctttttcGCCGTGGCTTCGCATTTTGGTCTTAGCATGGTCACTTTTAAAGACAGCCAGTACACTCATCACTTCACTTGTTGGCAGTTTCAGTTAAGAAAAATCATCATGAACCTTTAAAAAGCGGGTTGAACCTCTGTCTGGATGTTCTTTCACTGTGCACATACAGGTGTGTGGTTATTTCTACACACAAAGGCATCACTTTGGTACAAGCATATTGCTCCTTTACATCCATTCTGATTTCTATTTGTGTGTCTcacctctgctttctctctgaagaGGGAAATGGACTCGAGAGCGATgcaacaggacacacacagctgctgatccTGCACGTGGCAGGACTCAAACCTGTGACCCTTCCATCACCGTCTCTCTTAAGTTAATCTTTTTAAGTTCATGATTAGGAGTGCAGGAGAGAGGTGCATAGgccagaaaaaaacacatttagcaggaaaaaaagacaacatgacagttcaaactgaagctgtggtaaaaaaaacgaaaaaaactAAGCACCCACATTTCCCCAGTGAGCGACAGCACGGAGAAGCTCCAGCGCTCGAAAAGGACTGGCTGTTATCAAAGTTCTCCAAAACACCCTGGATGTGTCCTTCAGCCAGTGCAGTGTTTCAAGCTCCCTAAGTGGAGGAAAGCAGTCAGAGTTTACCCGAACTGAGCGGAGCCGGGACGAACCAGACTGGTTTCATGATGAgtccaagtgtgtgtttgtgtcagtatgtgcatctctgtgtgtgtctgtgtatagcagtgtgtgttatttgttgcgcagcagctccagctggtCCTGGTATTCAGTGAACAGTCTCTGGAATCGCAGGTTTTCACCGATGACGGGTAAAACCTCCCGCAGCAACTCCCGCTTACGCAGaccctgaacacacagaaaacaaggaCGGCAAACAGTGAGCAGCACGTACGCACTCGGTGGAGGGGCGGCAGAGCGAGCTGTGGCTAACATATTAGCACTGAGAGCTCTGTTTGTACAGGCCAAAACAGGAACAAATAAATCAACCACACTTCTGATAATCAATCACATGTGGAAGGCAAACTTTttgaaaacaatcagaaaaGTTTCAAgtgaagacaaaacagcagacGGTGGAGAGTCGTACCAGAGTGGTGGGCTCCCAGGCTGAAGCCGCTGATTTGTGGACGGGGCCCAGCAGCTCCTTACAGAGTTCTCTGAGACGATACTCGGAGCCTGTAGGGggaacacacacgcgcacacaccgttggtgtttttttttttactcttgttGGTCAGTAGAAAGTGTGTTAAATCATTAGACAGTGATAGTTTGTTACCTTCGTTGACGAGGAAACGGGCGTAGATGAGCAGCCAGTAGCGATACTCCTGCGCTGACTGGAGAGTCAGAGCAGACGCCAGCTGATTCTCCAGGAAGGCCAGCGTCAtgctctgctgcaggtggtgaggggtggaggagaggcgGGACGCCAGACGACCAGCACTGCAGGGACCACAGAGATTCATTTACTGCTTTATCACTTCACCTGGAGTATGAACCGGTGGTAAGATGAAGAAATTACATGTCATTGTCATACTTGAGGTTGCGTCCCTGCATGACAGTCAGTGGCCCTGAGGACACAGGTGCATCGTGGGTAGGTAGGCAGCTCCTGAAGTCAGCACACTGGACCAGAGAGTCTCCTTTATCTGCTATCAGAGtcctgagagagacagagtgtcaTTCTTGAAGGTTATATTGGAAATCATTCCGTTAGTGTCCTCAATGGATGCCTTGCAGTTTAATCACAGCGTAGAATCGCACACCATAGAGTCAATCAATACAATACTTCATAACACAGCCAAACTCCTCATCAGTATTATTTGTAGcagctgtgtcagtgtgtcagactgCGTCTCCACTCTTTAGCTTCTCACCATGTCTCCAGTGACAAGCTGAAGCAGTACGACTTTCCGTTGGACAGTCCAATGATTGGAACTCCCTGCTGAGTCAGCAGAGACTGAGACACTGTGATGTCAGCACCTACAGgcacaaacaacatgtttttaggAAGAACAGCATGACTGCATTCTCCAGACTCAAGAATATTCATTGCTACCTTAGTCAATACAACGTGGTTTGAAACCATCTTCATGCAACATCTCAGTCTTCAACTAAACTCTTTTTATAAATGATCATGTGTTAAATGTACATATAGACTAGAAGCAGGTAGCGTGGTCCTGTCCACAGCTCAAAAACACACCTGCTTACAGCTTTAATTTAAACTCTGAGtatcatttatttaacacataTTAAAAACTTGACAATTCAGAATTGTAGGGGGAGGCGTGCTCTGGAACATGCTGCAGTGTCTCACCAGATAAAATGGTCAGCAGAGACTCGTTCTTCACCAGAGCCTTCTGTTTCTGAACGtccctgcacacagacagataacagTCAGATAAGGCTACATGAAAACCTTCAACTGACGCTGCCTTTCCATCAGCCggtgcagaggaaaacagctctGCAACAGGCTGAAAATGACATCGACTTAAATCCATGTTTCTCTCAACATGTAAATATCTCTGGAATTTAAGTTATGCACCATCATTTTCACCTCGATTCAGGATCAAGTGTGGAAAACTCAACCACATGACATTTCTAAAAGAACATGTGAGCACTGACCAGACGGACAGCGTCGCTCCAGCCGTCAGAACCATGACGAAGTGGGCGGAGCAGTGCAGAGCTGACACGTGTGTGGCCAGCTGGATGGCCGGAAGGAGCCGCCGCCCACAGGAAGAGAACACAGACAACATCCTGTCCTGACAGGCGACAGCGAGGATGTCACtgagggggaggaagagcagaaagaaCTGATATAGTATAATTCAGACGGTTATCTATTAtatgacagtgtttttccacagaagTGCAAGTGAAACAATTcaagcagaaagaca
This Chaetodon auriga isolate fChaAug3 chromosome 5, fChaAug3.hap1, whole genome shotgun sequence DNA region includes the following protein-coding sequences:
- the LOC143320654 gene encoding interleukin-6 receptor subunit beta — protein: MDIWIPKLHLAAWTVMNFLCVFSHEVTVRDSDLKLCEKDKRECVTDLRDCGPRPPSSIQKTLNMSCYYQISHRSMACEWTEESNRHTESEVSLIFRSMDQIVSCQGIFNPAAVLNITARIRNYMMGGEIWSHPHTVFLYDAVKPSPPVLTVLGSTGDSVDVSWRSSSDGSCRLHYRVNHTNKWTQAPDSVPAHRDQTLTYKIRDLLPFTIYRAAVACREESGIWSDWSSDVTMRTLDRVPSKPPEVCYRVEETDSAGSFLLHLMWKDLDLLDAGGHILGYQVSYEPVKKRLLQGPLILNVTEVTALLVVEEGNCSVTVTAFNMAGYGPAAHLSIDIQRQNALPSVRNLWVSSSFPAIEGLLVQWVNLTAPPSVPPVSHFAVQWHSETRPSPRRWTTVDSFTTSTVIQDVDPDESHLITVFPVFNQHCGSPLSLPASLQQGALMEAVKLKVIDVTKTSVTFVWLWQKKSRPIRVNRYRVMLRKDSEIRTLSLWPDQRQHTLLNLKPNTEYSLLLLADNVSRDIIPVRTDFDEVPAVAAVTPLLLLAVTVFIISILSRTMYKSYFFPPISSPWSSTAGQWLMDTSHQKMTERKVLDIKDFQVTDVLGEKNLITVGPTSQHSSTEDLHEDTSPLSVSVLIMKLSALQMVTEYVSDSPVITEHQLVSPQSDHPDDAMNCHHPDAVFIADAALLPQTQEANSCFPPEEDKSREVDLSEILQQKEAAVTWSFPECMADTNSHCDYQMTSEAEYMINSSFLSTVSGQAECSYLICETDYIANSAKTADEDRTISAACEVKAHMDRLE